The Streptomyces sp. NBC_00576 genome contains the following window.
GACCAGAAGGACTCCGGCCAGGAGTGACGGATTCCTCGTACGGCGTACGCGGATGGTCCGGGGGCAGGGGGGCAAGCGCTCAGTCGATCGGCCGGTGGCCGGTTCCTGGTACGGGCGCCGGCGTGCGACGCCACTTCTCCTGTACGACCACCTCGCGCAACCGCCAGCCGTCCCTCGTACGGATCAGTCCGAAGGCGTACCGGCCGCCGCACACGAAGTCGGGCGCGGTGGACCCGGATTCGCCGTCATGGTCCGTGAGGCGCATGGGATTGACGTAGTCCGCCTGGACACTGGCCGTGTCGCCCGTGTCCTGCTCCAGGAGACCGAAGCCGACCCGGCGGTTGACGATCAGATGCTGCCGCATCGGAAACAGTTCCATGCTCTGTCTGAGCCACCCGACGACCTGCCGGGCGTCCCCCTCGATACCGCCGGCCGAACGGTAGTCGGCCCGCCCGTCCGGCGCGAACAGTTCCACGTACGCCTCCCAGTCGCCGTCGTCCACCGCCACCGCGTACGCGGTGACGAGTCCGTCGAGGGAGAGCCGGTCCATCACGGTCGCGAGCTCCACACGCTGCGTCATCGGCTCAGTGTTGGGTACGGGGCGGGCGGAGCCAAGGTATGTGCGGATATTCGGTGGCCGATGGGCGTGTCCGACGCGGAAGCTGGTCGCGTGAATGATCAGACAGTCGGTTCTCCCGACGTTTCCCGCGAACCGGAACCCAAGTTCCGCGTCCGCGCCCGTCATACGGCGTCCACACTGACCGTCTATCAGGCCTACCGCCCGGAGATCGGACTCGCGGCTGCACGCGAGGGTCGGTTTCCGGCGGCGTGGAAGCGGGATCGTATGACGTGGATCAAACCCTCTTTCGCCTGGATGATGTACCGCTGCGGATGGGGCACGAAGGAGGGCCAGGAGACCGTGCTCGCCGTCGAGATCAGCCGGGAGGGCTTCGACTGGGCGCTGCGCAACGCGTGCCTGTCGCACTACGTTCCAGGGCTGCACGAGGACCAGGGCGCCTGGAAGCGGCAGTTGCGGCGGGCGTCGGCGCGGGTGCAGTGGGACCCCGAGCGTGATCTCCGGCTGCATCCGTTGCCGTACCGGTCCTTGCAGCTGGGGCTTTCGGGGGAGGCGGCGGCGCGGTACGCCGATGAGTGGATCGTCGGCGTCGAGGACGTGACGCCGCTCGCCGCCGAGGTTCATGGGCTTGTGCGGGCGGGCGAACTGGAGCGTGCGGCCGGGCTGTTGCCGGTGGAGCGGCCTCTCCCGCTCGACGAGGACGTGCTCGCGCATCTGCGACCGTAGAAGACGTAGAAGACGTAGAAGGCCAGGTGCGGAACAACGGGACACGGAGGTGCGCCCCATGAGCGGGTCGTCGGTCACGGTGGTCACGGGTGGCAGTCGGGGGATCGGTGCCGCGACCTGTCTGCGGCTCGCCGCGGACGGTCACGACGTCGCGGTGGGGTACGTGCGGGACGCCCGGGCCGCCGAGTCGGTTGCGGCGGGGGTTCGGGAGGCGGGGGCGCGGTGTGTGACCGTCCGGGTGGACACCTCGGTCGAGGCGGAGGTGGACCGGCTGTTCGACACGGTGGAGGAGCGGCTCGGGCCGGTCACGGGGCTGGTGAACAACGCCGGGGTGACCGGCCCGTTGGGCAGGCTCGCCGACACGGACCCCGGCGATCTGCGGCGCGTGGTGGAGGTCAACCTGCTGGGTACGCTGCTGTGTTCGCGTCGGGCCGCGCGGGCCATGACGGCTCGGGGGACCGGCGTGATCGTGAACGTGTCCTCGGCGGCGGCCACCCTCGGCAGCCCCGGCGACTATGTCCACTACGCGGCGACCAAGGCGGCGGTCGAC
Protein-coding sequences here:
- a CDS encoding nuclear transport factor 2 family protein produces the protein MTQRVELATVMDRLSLDGLVTAYAVAVDDGDWEAYVELFAPDGRADYRSAGGIEGDARQVVGWLRQSMELFPMRQHLIVNRRVGFGLLEQDTGDTASVQADYVNPMRLTDHDGESGSTAPDFVCGGRYAFGLIRTRDGWRLREVVVQEKWRRTPAPVPGTGHRPID
- a CDS encoding DUF4291 domain-containing protein — its product is MGVSDAEAGRVNDQTVGSPDVSREPEPKFRVRARHTASTLTVYQAYRPEIGLAAAREGRFPAAWKRDRMTWIKPSFAWMMYRCGWGTKEGQETVLAVEISREGFDWALRNACLSHYVPGLHEDQGAWKRQLRRASARVQWDPERDLRLHPLPYRSLQLGLSGEAAARYADEWIVGVEDVTPLAAEVHGLVRAGELERAAGLLPVERPLPLDEDVLAHLRP
- a CDS encoding SDR family oxidoreductase, with product MSGSSVTVVTGGSRGIGAATCLRLAADGHDVAVGYVRDARAAESVAAGVREAGARCVTVRVDTSVEAEVDRLFDTVEERLGPVTGLVNNAGVTGPLGRLADTDPGDLRRVVEVNLLGTLLCSRRAARAMTARGTGVIVNVSSAAATLGSPGDYVHYAATKAAVDALTVGLAKELGPDGVRVNAVAPGIIDTEMHATMGDPGRAERAATTIPLRRPGLAEEVAAAIAWLMSDEASYTTGAVLRVAGGR